One part of the Euzebya sp. genome encodes these proteins:
- a CDS encoding GNAT family N-acetyltransferase, which translates to MSEIERRAGVPLARGMTIPVIETERLWLTALTDHHVDAFSRIQHDPRVAEWFGGLPDPLPSPARQREDTWRLIATFLGHWALRGYGQWALIRRSDGRFVGRAGLWNPEGWPGVEVGWLVDPELWAQGYASEAGRAAVAHAFDDLGLDEVISVTVPHNTASRRVMEKVGLTDTGRTVDLRDHTQVLYRIGRDEWRGRDA; encoded by the coding sequence TTGTCTGAGATCGAGCGCCGGGCGGGCGTGCCGCTGGCCCGGGGCATGACCATCCCCGTCATCGAGACCGAGCGCCTGTGGTTGACCGCGCTCACCGACCACCACGTCGACGCGTTCAGCCGGATCCAGCACGACCCGCGCGTCGCGGAGTGGTTCGGCGGCCTGCCCGATCCCCTCCCCAGCCCGGCGCGGCAGCGCGAGGACACGTGGCGGCTCATCGCCACGTTCCTCGGGCACTGGGCGCTGCGCGGCTACGGGCAGTGGGCGCTGATCCGCAGGTCCGACGGCCGGTTCGTCGGTCGCGCCGGGCTGTGGAACCCCGAGGGCTGGCCGGGCGTCGAGGTCGGCTGGCTCGTCGACCCGGAGCTGTGGGCCCAGGGGTACGCCAGCGAGGCGGGACGGGCCGCGGTCGCCCACGCCTTCGACGACCTCGGCCTCGACGAGGTCATCAGCGTCACCGTCCCGCACAACACCGCCAGCCGCCGCGTGATGGAGAAGGTCGGCCTGACCGACACCGGCCGCACCGTCGACCTGCGCGACCACACCCAGGTGCTGTACCGCATCGGTCGCGACGAGTGGCGGGGTCGCGATGCGTGA
- a CDS encoding acetolactate synthase — MSEQLASGALAVHALEAAGVDHLFTLSGGHIFPLYDGCRQVGVQLWDFRHEQSATFAAEGLAKLTRSPQVAALTAGPGVTNGMSAVASARFGGSPLVVLGGRAPAATWGAGSLQEIDHTAFMGPLTKSAVTAMTPDEVAPTVAEALRLAGSAHRGPTFVDIPMDTVFTPAGTDTVPAPADPDRITHDPDDVAAIAAKLQAARSPVLIGGTDVWLDAAEEAFRHLAETLGAAVIQNGMGRGCIPADHPQVLSRARGAAFKSADLVVVIGTPLDFRLGFGHFGDAETVHVVDHPDQISRHANPAASAAGSLGPLLHALADAAGGPTGDLAEQRRTWIAGLRDTEEAAQAQDADLLTGGSSTPIHPARVYGALAEVLDRDAVVIGDGGDFVSYAGRYVQSHQPGRWLDPGPYGCLGTGMGYSAAARIAHPDVQVVLMLGDGAAGFSLMDVESLVRQDLPVVMICGNNGIWALEKYPMQQMYDGWDVAADLQPGLGYDQVVRAMNGAGETVTDAADLTAAIRRGFDAGVPYLVNVMTDPSVAYPRSTALV, encoded by the coding sequence ATGTCCGAGCAGCTCGCGAGCGGTGCCCTCGCCGTCCACGCGCTGGAGGCCGCCGGGGTGGACCACCTGTTCACCCTCTCCGGCGGGCACATCTTCCCCTTGTACGACGGGTGCCGGCAGGTCGGGGTGCAGCTGTGGGACTTCCGCCACGAGCAGTCCGCCACCTTCGCCGCCGAGGGGCTGGCCAAGCTGACCCGCAGCCCGCAGGTGGCCGCGCTGACCGCCGGTCCCGGCGTCACCAACGGCATGAGCGCGGTCGCGAGCGCACGGTTCGGCGGCTCGCCGCTCGTCGTCCTCGGCGGCCGCGCGCCGGCCGCCACCTGGGGGGCCGGCAGCCTGCAGGAGATCGACCACACCGCGTTCATGGGCCCGCTCACGAAGTCCGCGGTCACGGCGATGACGCCCGACGAGGTCGCCCCCACCGTCGCCGAGGCCCTCCGGCTGGCAGGCTCGGCCCACCGGGGGCCGACGTTCGTCGACATCCCCATGGACACCGTCTTCACCCCGGCGGGCACCGACACCGTCCCCGCCCCGGCCGACCCCGATCGGATCACCCACGACCCCGACGACGTCGCGGCGATCGCGGCCAAGCTGCAGGCCGCCCGGAGCCCCGTCCTGATCGGCGGCACCGACGTCTGGCTCGACGCTGCGGAGGAGGCGTTCCGCCACCTCGCCGAGACCCTCGGCGCCGCGGTGATCCAGAACGGCATGGGCCGCGGGTGCATCCCCGCCGACCACCCCCAGGTCCTCAGCCGCGCCCGGGGGGCGGCGTTCAAGAGCGCCGACCTCGTCGTCGTCATCGGCACGCCGCTCGACTTCCGGCTCGGCTTCGGGCACTTCGGTGACGCCGAGACCGTCCACGTCGTCGACCACCCCGACCAGATCAGCCGCCACGCCAACCCCGCCGCCAGCGCAGCCGGATCGCTCGGCCCCCTCCTCCACGCCCTCGCCGACGCCGCCGGCGGCCCGACCGGCGACCTCGCCGAACAGCGCCGCACGTGGATCGCCGGGTTGCGGGACACCGAGGAGGCCGCCCAGGCGCAGGACGCCGACCTGTTGACCGGCGGCTCGTCCACCCCGATCCACCCCGCCCGCGTCTACGGCGCGCTGGCCGAGGTGCTGGACCGCGACGCCGTCGTCATCGGCGACGGCGGCGACTTCGTGAGCTACGCCGGCCGGTACGTCCAGAGCCACCAGCCCGGCCGCTGGCTCGACCCAGGCCCGTACGGCTGCCTCGGCACCGGCATGGGGTACTCGGCCGCAGCCCGCATCGCCCACCCCGACGTCCAGGTCGTCCTCATGCTGGGCGACGGCGCTGCCGGGTTCAGCCTGATGGACGTCGAGAGCTTGGTCCGCCAGGACCTGCCCGTCGTGATGATCTGCGGGAACAACGGCATCTGGGCGCTCGAGAAGTACCCGATGCAGCAGATGTACGACGGCTGGGACGTCGCCGCCGACCTGCAGCCGGGCCTGGGCTACGACCAGGTCGTCCGGGCCATGAACGGCGCCGGGGAGACCGTCACCGACGCCGCGGACCTGACCGCGGCCATCCGGCGCGGCTTCGACGCCGGGGTGCCCTACCTGGTCAACGTCATGACCGACCCCTCCGTCGCCTACCCCCGCTCGACCGCACTTGTCTGA